GAACAGGAATATAACCAGCCGTGCGAATTATCTGTTCAAGTTGAGTTGTCGTCATTTTTTGACCAGTATGCGCTCCAGCAGCATGAATTATTTTTTCTTCTTCAACAGTGCCATCTAAATCATCAGCACCGCAAGCTAAAGCAAATTGAGCTATAGGCAGTGTAAGCATCATCCAGAAAGCTTTTATATGCGGAATATTGTCTAAAACAAGACGAGATATCGCGATGAATTTTAAACTTTCATATGAAGTGATTGGCTTTATATCTGGAAAAGCTGTATTTGCTGGATGGAATGGGAACGATATAAACGCTTGAAAACCGCCCGTTTCATCTTGAATATCGCGCAAAGTGAATAGATGTTTTAAACGTTGTTCTATCGTTTCAACATGGCCATAAAGTTCTGAAGCATTCGTTTTCATGCCCATTTTATGCGCTGTTTTAATGGTGTAAATCCACTGCTCGCTTGTAGCTTTATTCGGGCAAATTATCTTGCGCACTTCGTCATCTAATATTTCAGCACCACCGCCAGGCAATGAATCAAGTCCTGCCTCTTTTAAAATAGATAATACTTCATCAATCGTTTTACCACTGATATTAGCAAAATGAACTATTTCCACTGGTGTAAATGCCTGAATATGCACATTTGGCAATAATTCTTTTATCGTCTTTAATATTTCAATGTAATAATTGAAATCATTGTGCGGATGAAGTGAACTTACGATATGAATTTCTGTGAGATTTGGCACTGTAGCAATCGTATTTTTTATTTTAGCGATGACATCTTCTTTTGTGAGCATGAAACCGCGTTTATCGCCTTCTTCACAGGAAAAAGCACATAGTGGACATGAGGCAGTGCATATATTAGATAAATTGATATGGCGGTTTATATTGTAATAGACTTTTTGTCCGCTTTGGCGGATTTTTGCCTGTCTTGCCCAAATTGCCAAATCAATTAAATCGACATTTTCATAAAGATAAAGTGCTTCAGTAAAAGAAAGACGTTCACCATTTTTAGCTTTTTGTATAGCTGTTGTTTGTATTGACATAAAAAAATCCTTTACTGTTAAATTAAAACGTTCTAATTATATTAAAATTGCAATCACATTCAGCAGGTATTCTGCCTGTTTGCTTGATTAGTGTAATTAAATTATCACGTGTCAAAGCTTTTGGCGAATTTGCTCCCGCATCGTGCATGATTTTTTCTTCGCTGATAGTACCATCAATATCGTTTGCACCAAAACCTAATGCTAATTGTGCAATTGGCAAAGTGAGCATTACCCAATAAGCTTTAATATTATGGATATTATCGAGCATTAAACGACAAATAGCCATTGTTTTTAAATCGTCCCAAACGCTTGTGCGCTGTACACTTTGACCGAGTTTTGTATTAGCAGGATGGAATGGGAAACAAATAAAAGTCTGAATTCCGCCTGTTTCATCTTGAAGATTGCGCAACGTGATTAAATGGTCAACGCGTTCTTCTATCGTTTCGATATGACCATAAAGCATGGAAGCATTTGTTTTAATGCCAAGGCTATGTGCTACGCGTGAAACTTCTAACCATTCACTTGCTGTAGCTTTATTAGGGCAGAGCTTATTTCTGATGCGGTCATTTAAAATTTCTGCTCCACCGCCTGGCATTGCTTCAATCCCTGCGTCTTTTAATTCTTGTAATACTTCGCGAATGGATTTACCGCTGATTTTGGCAAAATGCGTGATTTCTACACCTGTAAACCCTTTTAAATGAAGTTGTGGAAATTCTTTTTTTAACATTTTTATTACATCTACATAATAAGAAAACGGCCAATGAGGATGAAGACCGCTCACGATATGCAGATTTTTCATATTAGGGTCAAGGCATGCTCTTTTAACCTTTGCACGAATGTCGTCCATTGTCATGGCATAAGCGCGTTTATCCGTTTCTTCACAGCCAAAAGCGCAAAAATCACATAATGCAGTACACATATTAGTCAAATTTAAATGACAATTCACATTATAATAAACGTAATCTCCGCTAATGCGTTTGCGTACTAAATCAGCAAGATAACCGATACGTGCTAAATCATTAGAGGCAAATAAATTGAGTCCGTCCTCTTTAGAAAGGCGTTCACCCTTTAAAACTTTTGCTTCAATTAAATCTAATGTATTTAAATTAGTTACCACGAAAACACCTCTTAATTTAAAATAAAACTAATAAGATTTTACTCTCTTTTATGAAATAAAACAACTGTATACTATAAATAATATATAAACTTATTTATATATAAAATAATATTCATTTATAACCATGTTTATTAATTTTGTTTATTGTGATAAAATTTGTATTATCTCAATTAAAGAAGGGATTATTATGGATAATTTAATTTTTAGTTTAAATGCTACTATACCAGTATTTTTAATGATGGTTCTCGGTATGATTTTCCGCAAAATCGGATTATTTGATGAAGCCTTTATCACAAAGATGAATAAATTTGTCTTTGTAGTAGCACTACCAGCACTTTTATTTGAAGATATCAGTACAGCAGATTTTACAACTGTATGGGATACTTCATATGTATTATTTTGTTTTATCGCCACTTTTTTAAGTATCACTTTAGCGTTCATCATTTCTATTCCATTTCGTCATAGCGTTTCACAAGGCGAATTTGTGCAAGCAGCTTATCGCAGTAGTGCCGCCATCATCGGCATGGCTTTCGTACAGAATATTTATGGCGATTACGGCATGGCATCGCTTATGATTATCGGCACAGTGCCGTTATATAATATTATGGCGGTCATCGTTTTAGCGCTCTTAAAGCCTGGACAAAGTTCACTCACACCTGCATTGATGAAAAAAACTATAAAAGGCATTATAACAAATCCAATTATTTTAGGTATTGTTGTCGGTGCTGTTTGGTCTTTATTAAAAATTCCAACACCTGTAATCTTAGATAAAACAGTTTCTTTTTTAGGTGTACTTGCAACACCGCTCGGACTCATGGCTATGGGCGCAGCATTTAAATTCCAAAGCTTTAGCCAAAATATAAAACCGATTATAACTTGTAGCGTTATGAAATTAATCGGTTTTGTAGCCATATTCATGCCGATTGCTATATACATGGGATTTACACAAAGCAAACTCGTAGCAGCATTGATAATGCTGGGCTCTGCAACTACAGTAAGCTGCTATATAATGGCGCGTAACATGGGACACGATGGCACACTCACCGCTGGAGCAGTCATGGTAACAACTCTCGGAAGCGCGTTTTCATTGACTTTCTGGCTTTATATATTAAAGTGTATGGATTTAGTATGAAATAGATAAAAAAGGCATTTCTTGCCATTTTATTGCCATGATTAATTATTATTGCAAAATCTATACAATATGCTATACTAAATATAGGCAAAACATGATAAATTGTCATATGGACACCAAAACCCCATGAAGCTAGCACCTTCATGGGGTTTTACATAAGTGTTTATTATATTTTTTAGATTTAAGACATCAGTTTAGGTTAATATTAAATAATAGTTTTTATAAAAAGAAACATTGACTTATAGTAGTTATTTGATATAATGAAAATATAAAGTCAACTTGTGATGGATAAGGCTGGGTTCCTGAATAGGAGTAGGCATTTGCTTAGAATTTCCTTTGCCCCTGGGGTTGACTTATTTTTTTAATGATTTTTTTAGACTCTGAATAATGTTTTCAGGGTCTTTTTTTATTTCAGTATAAATTAAATCTAGAGCTTGATTACTATATGTATAGTTGGGTTGCTTATTTCTAGTATATTTATAACAATATTTATTATTTTCTTTTAGGTTATAGAATTTTACAAATAAACTGAAATGAAAAGAATTAAAAGTATGCTTTTTTTCTTCGTTTTTACAGTTAGGATTTATAAAGTTTAAATTATCTTTTTTTATCCAACTATTGATAATTTCAATACAGCGTTTTGTATTATAAGGACACGATAATTGCATGTCTTTAGAGTCTTTTAATATATATGCAACTTGTTCTGCAGTTTTTGCAATAGAAAAAGTAGTTGTTGCGTGTTTTTTATCTTTTGTTAAAACAAAATCATGTCGTATAGTGATAGCAAAATTAGAATTATTTATTTTAGGAATATTTTCATTTATATCTGCAAAAGATTTTAATAATCTATTAGCAATTTCTTTAGGGTATCTTGCCTGTATATCGGATTCTTTTATATCAGATAATTTAACTGCTAAAGTTAAAAAGTTAGAATTTAGTTGTTCAGTAATGTCTATATTGAAAAATTCTAAGAGTTTATTAGTATAATTTATTACACAAGCTTGAAATAAAGGTATATAAATTTGCTCATATTCTTCAGTTATAAAATGTGTACTAATATTTCTTAATTCGATTATTTTTTCAAGATTTATGCGTAATGGGTCTTTATTATTAGTAAAAATTTTAGAAATGCAGTTTTCTAAAGTTATTGTACGATTAGGATTATCTTTATAATATATACTATTATTACCAAATTTATTTATCAAATTGGCTTTTAACATTAATTCCCAGGCATTACAAATAAAAAAGCTAAAACCTTCGACACGATATTTTATTGTAGGTTTATTATACAGTTCTATTGCTAATATAAAAGCTTCTTGACTTTTTGTAATTAATTTATCTATTATTGAATTCAAAATAATCATTCCTATTATTAATATTTGTTTTAAATAAAATATTTTTTATATTATAACATATATTATAATTTATTACGCAAACAATTTATTTATCCTATTCAGTACTAATAAAATAGAACCACCAATTTAAGTGGTGGTTTTGATTTATGGACGGCATACTTTGCAAGGAATATAGCCACTATTCAATGCTTCTTCTCTACTACCAAAGTAAATTTTGTTTTCATCGTAAATCTGTCTTACATATCTACAGCTAGGATAATGAAATTTATCGGATTTAGCTGAACCGATATATGTATTAGCTAAAACAGTGGACATTGTAACTAATAAAGTGATTAAAGCTAATAAGATGATTGCAATTTGTTTTTTCGTGGATTTAAACATTATAAACACCTCTTTAAAATTATATCTCTTAGCGATTATACATAACTATAGTTAATTTGTCCAATTCGGAAGTTAATTTTTAATTGATATAATTATTTTGGTATCTATAAATAGAAAACCCCATGAATTTATATTTTCATGGGGTTTTTAGTATTATTAGCAAGTAGCTCCACCAACGAGATGTTTTTGTGCTGCAAGGTTTTCTTGTTTACGAGCAAGTAAATCATTAGCTAAAAGTTGTGCTTCAACATTTTCAAAGCCAATTCTATCAATTGTATCAGAGAAGCGTTCGCCTGTTATACCTTGTTCACGGAATAACAAGATAGCTTTTTCTACTACGCTCAATACTTCTTCTTTAGATGTGAAAATTTTGCTGAGTGCTCTACCTTCTTTAACGCGTTTGCCCCAACGACCGCCAATATAGATGCGATATCCATCAGAAGCGTTATCAAAGCAATGGAATGGGCATTTATTTACGCAAAGTCCACAATGATTGCAATGTTTATCATCAATATTTATTTTGCCATCTACTAATTGCAAAGTTTTAATTGGACAAGAATTTACAGCCATACATACTTTACAACCGCGACATTTTGCATAATCAATCTGCGGAATACGCTGACCGATGATACCGATATCATTTAAGTTTGGTTTTACACAGTTATTTGGGCAACCGCCAACTGCAATTTTAAATTTATGCGGTAATTTTACATCGCGATAACCTTTATAGAAACGGCGATGGATTTCTTCAGATAATGCAAAAGTATCGATTAAACCGTATTGGCAAGTTGTACCTTTACAGGAAACGACTGGGCGAACTTTAGAACCTGTTCCACCTGTTTCAAGTCCTGCATTTTGCATTAAGTATTCGCGAAGTGGTTCGATATTTTCATATGGAACACCTTGAATTTCTACTGTTAAACGAGTTGTCATAGTGATTTCGCCACTGCCGAATTTTTCTGCTGCTTCAGCGATTACTTTGCTTTCATTGGCGGTGATTTTACCGTTTCTTGTGATTACACGACCATTGAATTTATCACCAGTTGTTTTATCTTGTAAAAATCCTAATGCTTTTACAGCTTTTATTTCTTCAGGTGTCAATTTAGCTGTTGTCTTTACTTTTACATCACTGAAAGTAAGCCCAGCTTCTAATGCTAATGTATTAGTGTAGCCAAAATGTTTCAAGCGATTTTGTAAAAAGTATGCGCGTTTACCTTTAGCGCAAACGAGTAATAATTTATCATCTTTATTTAAGCCTTCGATTGGGCCGTTTACTTTAGCAAGGTCAACATAAAGAGCACCGCGAATGCTAGGTTTTAAGCTGGCATCAATTACGCGATAACCGTCAGCTTTGCCTGCTAAGTATTCAGCTGGCGTAATGCTGGTTAAATAACCGTTTAATTTATTGAGCATGATATGCACTGTTTGTACAAATGGGTGAATTGCTGTAGAAAATGGCGGTGCATAGCAAAAATCCATACATTCACATTGTTCTAATGTTGCACCGAGTGAAATAGCAGTAACGGCAATATCTGCCATTTTGTCGACCGCACCTTGACCGATTACTTGAAGTCCGAGAATTTTATGTGTTTTCTTATCTGCAATTAGTTTTGTGATAAAAGCATCAGCATCAGGATAATAATTTGGTTTATCTTCGACAACTGCCATTAGAGTTTCTACATCATAACCTGCATCGCGCGCTTGTTTTTCACCAAGACCAGTGCGAGCGCAGTTGATATTCGGCAATTTTACGATACCGGTACCGAGTACACCAGGATATTCTTTATCTATATTAGTTAAAATTTGACCGAGCAAACGACCTTCAAGGTTAGCACTAGAACCCATAGGTGACCATTGGCGTGCATGCGTTAAGCGATTTGTTACCATAGCGCAATCGCCTACAGAATATACATCGTTTAAGCTTGTCTGTAATTTATCATTTACAAGTATAGTGCCTTTAAACATTTCAATACCAGTATCTTGTAAAAATGCAGTATTTGGGCGCACGCCTACAGATAATACGATTAAATCAGCGGATAATTCGCCAGCCGTTGTTTTAATTCCCT
The window above is part of the Megamonas hypermegale genome. Proteins encoded here:
- a CDS encoding AEC family transporter, which gives rise to MDNLIFSLNATIPVFLMMVLGMIFRKIGLFDEAFITKMNKFVFVVALPALLFEDISTADFTTVWDTSYVLFCFIATFLSITLAFIISIPFRHSVSQGEFVQAAYRSSAAIIGMAFVQNIYGDYGMASLMIIGTVPLYNIMAVIVLALLKPGQSSLTPALMKKTIKGIITNPIILGIVVGAVWSLLKIPTPVILDKTVSFLGVLATPLGLMAMGAAFKFQSFSQNIKPIITCSVMKLIGFVAIFMPIAIYMGFTQSKLVAALIMLGSATTVSCYIMARNMGHDGTLTAGAVMVTTLGSAFSLTFWLYILKCMDLV
- a CDS encoding DUF3644 domain-containing protein encodes the protein MNSIIDKLITKSQEAFILAIELYNKPTIKYRVEGFSFFICNAWELMLKANLINKFGNNSIYYKDNPNRTITLENCISKIFTNNKDPLRINLEKIIELRNISTHFITEEYEQIYIPLFQACVINYTNKLLEFFNIDITEQLNSNFLTLAVKLSDIKESDIQARYPKEIANRLLKSFADINENIPKINNSNFAITIRHDFVLTKDKKHATTTFSIAKTAEQVAYILKDSKDMQLSCPYNTKRCIEIINSWIKKDNLNFINPNCKNEEKKHTFNSFHFSLFVKFYNLKENNKYCYKYTRNKQPNYTYSNQALDLIYTEIKKDPENIIQSLKKSLKK
- the mqnE gene encoding aminofutalosine synthase MqnE, yielding MVTNLNTLDLIEAKVLKGERLSKEDGLNLFASNDLARIGYLADLVRKRISGDYVYYNVNCHLNLTNMCTALCDFCAFGCEETDKRAYAMTMDDIRAKVKRACLDPNMKNLHIVSGLHPHWPFSYYVDVIKMLKKEFPQLHLKGFTGVEITHFAKISGKSIREVLQELKDAGIEAMPGGGAEILNDRIRNKLCPNKATASEWLEVSRVAHSLGIKTNASMLYGHIETIEERVDHLITLRNLQDETGGIQTFICFPFHPANTKLGQSVQRTSVWDDLKTMAICRLMLDNIHNIKAYWVMLTLPIAQLALGFGANDIDGTISEEKIMHDAGANSPKALTRDNLITLIKQTGRIPAECDCNFNIIRTF
- a CDS encoding Ada metal-binding domain-containing protein translates to MFKSTKKQIAIILLALITLLVTMSTVLANTYIGSAKSDKFHYPSCRYVRQIYDENKIYFGSREEALNSGYIPCKVCRP
- the mqnE gene encoding aminofutalosine synthase MqnE, with amino-acid sequence MSIQTTAIQKAKNGERLSFTEALYLYENVDLIDLAIWARQAKIRQSGQKVYYNINRHINLSNICTASCPLCAFSCEEGDKRGFMLTKEDVIAKIKNTIATVPNLTEIHIVSSLHPHNDFNYYIEILKTIKELLPNVHIQAFTPVEIVHFANISGKTIDEVLSILKEAGLDSLPGGGAEILDDEVRKIICPNKATSEQWIYTIKTAHKMGMKTNASELYGHVETIEQRLKHLFTLRDIQDETGGFQAFISFPFHPANTAFPDIKPITSYESLKFIAISRLVLDNIPHIKAFWMMLTLPIAQFALACGADDLDGTVEEEKIIHAAGAHTGQKMTTTQLEQIIRTAGYIPVQRDSLYNEIKND
- a CDS encoding FAD-dependent oxidoreductase, translating into MKVLIIGGVAAGTKTAAKLKRADRSVDVTLIAKDKDISYASCGLPYYVGGIIEDKSGLIVNTPQKYAAMTGVNVVTGIEAFKLDSENKTVLAKDVDTGEVSSYTYDKLVIATGASPVVPPITGIDKAGVFKLRLPDDAVNMRDYLKNSNVKKAVVVGGGFIGLEAAENLQVQGVEVTVIDFASQIMPNVIDPEIAAFVQKHLQKQGIRIMTGVAGQEILGDSAVQGIKTTAGELSADLIVLSVGVRPNTAFLQDTGIEMFKGTILVNDKLQTSLNDVYSVGDCAMVTNRLTHARQWSPMGSSANLEGRLLGQILTNIDKEYPGVLGTGIVKLPNINCARTGLGEKQARDAGYDVETLMAVVEDKPNYYPDADAFITKLIADKKTHKILGLQVIGQGAVDKMADIAVTAISLGATLEQCECMDFCYAPPFSTAIHPFVQTVHIMLNKLNGYLTSITPAEYLAGKADGYRVIDASLKPSIRGALYVDLAKVNGPIEGLNKDDKLLLVCAKGKRAYFLQNRLKHFGYTNTLALEAGLTFSDVKVKTTAKLTPEEIKAVKALGFLQDKTTGDKFNGRVITRNGKITANESKVIAEAAEKFGSGEITMTTRLTVEIQGVPYENIEPLREYLMQNAGLETGGTGSKVRPVVSCKGTTCQYGLIDTFALSEEIHRRFYKGYRDVKLPHKFKIAVGGCPNNCVKPNLNDIGIIGQRIPQIDYAKCRGCKVCMAVNSCPIKTLQLVDGKINIDDKHCNHCGLCVNKCPFHCFDNASDGYRIYIGGRWGKRVKEGRALSKIFTSKEEVLSVVEKAILLFREQGITGERFSDTIDRIGFENVEAQLLANDLLARKQENLAAQKHLVGGATC